The genomic region GGCAGAATTGTTTATCAGGAGCTTACAAGGATCACAAAAGAAATACGTGACGGAGGATTCTTTAAAGTTTCTGAGCTTGTAAATGCGTTTGAACAGGCAAAAAAGAAAAACAGTGCGGTACATCTTATGGGGCTTTTGTCTGACGGCGGAGTCCATTCTCACAACAGCCATTTGTTTGCGCTTTTGGAAATGGCAAAGAGTCAGGGCGTTTCAAAAGTTTATGTCCATGCGTTTTTGGATGGACGTGATGTTCCGCCACAGTCCGGCGCAGATTATGTTAAAGAACTGCAGGATAAAATGAGCGAAATAGGCGTTGGAAAAATTGCAACGGTTTCAGGCAGATACTACGCAATGGATCGAGACAACCGCTGGGAACGTGTTACTAAAGCTTATTCCGCTCTTGTATACGGCGAAGGCGTTCAAAATAATAACGCGTATGAAGCTGTTCTGGATTCTTATAAAAATGAAGTTACCGATGAATTTGTTGTTCCTGTAGTTTGCGATAAAGAGGGAACGATCAAGCATGATGATTCTGTAATTTTCTATAATTTCAGGCCGGATAGAGCTCGCGAGATAACTAGAACTATTGTAGATCCTGATTTTAAAGGATTTGATAGAAAGAGCGGCTGCATTTCTCCGCTGTTCGTTTGCTTTACACAGTATGATGCTACAATGCCGGGCGTTTCGGTTGCTTTCAAGCCGCAAAGTCTTAGTAATACGTTTGGTGAATATATAAGCAAACTCGGAATGAAGCAGCTTCGCATTGCTGAAACTGAGAAATATGCGCATGTTACGTTCTTCTTTAACGGCGGAGTAGAATCTGTGTATGAAGGTGAAGACCGTGTTCTTATTCCTTCACCTAAGGTTGCAACTTATGATATGAAGCCGGAAATGAGTGCTTATGAGGTAACTGATGCCGTTATTGAACGCATAAATGAAAATAAATATGACGTCATTGTCCTGAATTTCGCCAACTGCGATATGGTTGGGCATACAGGCGTGTTTGAGGCAGCAGTAAAAGCTGTTGAAACTGTAGATACATGTGTAGGTCGCGTAGTCGATGCTATTCGCGCGCATGATGGCATCGCACTTATAACTGCTGACCATGGCAATGCAGACCTAATGATGGAAGAGGACGGCTCTCCGTTTACGGCTCATACTACTAATCCTGTCCCGTTTATTGCCGTGGGAAAAGATGTTGAGCTTAGAGAAGGCGGCTGCCTTGCAGATATAGCGCCTACGATGCTGAAACTTCTAGGTATTCCTCAGCCTGCAGAGATGAATGGAAAAAGTATTGCGGGATAGACTAATAAGTATATAATAAAAGGAAGCGGAAAACCGCTTCCTTTTTAACCTAAATTGCAAATGTTAATCCTATATGATATACTAATTTGGTAATTTGAAAGTGCGAGGAATTTTTATGAAAGTATTACTCGTTGCAGATATTCATCAGCGCATGATAAGTGGAGTATATGTATCCA from Bacillota bacterium harbors:
- the gpmI gene encoding 2,3-bisphosphoglycerate-independent phosphoglycerate mutase yields the protein MKKPLILIIMDGYGINKPGSFNAIYNAKKPVLDKLFATCPHTKLNASGMAVGLPEGQMGNSEVGHTNIGAGRIVYQELTRITKEIRDGGFFKVSELVNAFEQAKKKNSAVHLMGLLSDGGVHSHNSHLFALLEMAKSQGVSKVYVHAFLDGRDVPPQSGADYVKELQDKMSEIGVGKIATVSGRYYAMDRDNRWERVTKAYSALVYGEGVQNNNAYEAVLDSYKNEVTDEFVVPVVCDKEGTIKHDDSVIFYNFRPDRAREITRTIVDPDFKGFDRKSGCISPLFVCFTQYDATMPGVSVAFKPQSLSNTFGEYISKLGMKQLRIAETEKYAHVTFFFNGGVESVYEGEDRVLIPSPKVATYDMKPEMSAYEVTDAVIERINENKYDVIVLNFANCDMVGHTGVFEAAVKAVETVDTCVGRVVDAIRAHDGIALITADHGNADLMMEEDGSPFTAHTTNPVPFIAVGKDVELREGGCLADIAPTMLKLLGIPQPAEMNGKSIAG